The Candidatus Desulfofervidus auxilii sequence TTGATTTCAGTTTAAATTTGGTCTTGAATTAAATTATGATAAAAATTAAATTTTTTCCTGAAGGTAAAGAATTAACGTTGGAAAAATCAATTACTGTAAAAACACTTTTAAAAAGGCTAAATCTTTTACCAGGTACAGTTTTAATTATTAAAGATAAACAACTATTAACCTCTGATATGGTAATTAAGGATGGGGAAGAGATAGAGATTCGTTCTGTACTTTCTAGAGGATAATCATGAAATGCCGCCGTTGTGGAAAACAAGCTGAAGTTGAATTAAGAAGCCATCATGCGGCTTTTTGTCGTGATTGTTTTTTTATTTTTTTTAGAAGGCAAGTAGAAAGAGCTATAAAAAGATGGCGCATGTTTAAACCACAAGATAGAATTTTAGTAGCTATATCTGGTGGAAAAGACAGTCTTAGTCTTTGGGATATTTTGTTAAATATGGGTTATAAAGCAACTGGTCTTTATATTGATTTAAAAATAGATGGTTTTTCTGAAAAGGCAAAAGAAAAAGTGGAAAAATTTGCTCAAGAAAGGAAAAGCGATTTAATAATTGTTGATTTAGAAAAAGAAGGTATCCCTATACCAAAAATTATTCATTATAGTGGCAAAGAGCCATGTTCAATATGTGGTCAGATAAAACGATATTACTTTAACCGTATGGCATATGAAAAAAATTTTCATGTTTTGGCTACAGGTCATAATCTAGATGATGAAACTACAAGGCTTTTAGCAAATATTTTACGCTGGCAGATGACTTATCTCATTGATCAAGCACCAGTATTACCACCTATTTATCGTTTTGTTAAAAAAGTAAAACCACTTTATCGTTTAGGAGAATATGAAATAGCTGCTTATGCTTTTTTAAAAAATATTGATTATTTTGCCTATCGCTGCCCATTTAGTAAAGGAGCTACTTTTTTAAAATATAAAGAATA is a genomic window containing:
- a CDS encoding adenine nucleotide alpha hydrolase family protein, with amino-acid sequence MKCRRCGKQAEVELRSHHAAFCRDCFFIFFRRQVERAIKRWRMFKPQDRILVAISGGKDSLSLWDILLNMGYKATGLYIDLKIDGFSEKAKEKVEKFAQERKSDLIIVDLEKEGIPIPKIIHYSGKEPCSICGQIKRYYFNRMAYEKNFHVLATGHNLDDETTRLLANILRWQMTYLIDQAPVLPPIYRFVKKVKPLYRLGEYEIAAYAFLKNIDYFAYRCPFSKGATFLKYKEYIAYIEYKFPGTKLDFYEGFLKKLRPLLQPLQRQSANTFHICPECGYPTLAPQCSICRLKAEMKK